The proteins below are encoded in one region of Accipiter gentilis chromosome 12, bAccGen1.1, whole genome shotgun sequence:
- the LSM6 gene encoding U6 snRNA-associated Sm-like protein LSm6 translates to MSLRKQTPSDFLKQIIGRPVVVKLNSGVDYRGVLACLDGYMNIALEQTEEYVNGQLKNKYGDAFIRGNNVLYISTQKRRM, encoded by the exons ATGAGTCTACGGAAGCAGACCCCTAGTGACTTTCTAAAACAAATCATTGGAAGGCCGGTTGTCGTAAAATTAAATTCTGGAGTTGATTATCGAG GTGTCCTGGCTTGCCTGGATGGGTATATGAACATTGCTCTGGAACAGACTGAAGAATATGTAAATGGACAATTAAAGAACAAGTACGGGGATGCATTTATCCGAGGAAATAATG TATTGTACATAAGCACACAGAAGAGGAGGATGTGA